From the Tetrapisispora phaffii CBS 4417 chromosome 10, complete genome genome, one window contains:
- the RRN11 gene encoding Rrn11p (similar to Saccharomyces cerevisiae RRN11 (YML043C); ancestral locus Anc_6.46), which translates to MFELPVSSNITINAFNLKKLRYQYINDINAKHNELSKNELPTPVTSENDTGGEDLDGDSEHNLTSEDAEVAQERRIRRWKSIMGEAIDDDEDDNNHDDDVDNEFEDNGPTDEEKKYFLRYDKPQESFEKWESNNLKRQRHVNKNFITYYRFKKTRKQIDKKYKVKTMHLNKNVKNNFELMIDGFEPINDNNISRNRNLQNYNKHHLSLLTDLMYSNIFKQKWDIAYKCFTFLLRIPDVDIRRVWNLGSIILQNIDTTKLIDFLQWLSNVYSNKNRSFVQGINYRNDQTNFNGGSRRLTPLYTKTLLWHKLTLSSDSETCESEIDSLIEQIAEMVVIPPYSEDNEIWYIFALCHLVKADNLSEKLYFMSRRNPEVDEMDTYPYDTEIYNNKITICINNCKKYLRKATQDKNFDYPARTIETKLKTIETRTFDFESMPE; encoded by the coding sequence ATGTTTGAATTGCCTGTGAGTAGCAATATAACTATAAATGCAttcaatttgaaaaaattgcgatatcaatatatcaaCGATATCAATGCAAAACACAATGAATTATCTAAGAATGAGTTACCTACACCAGTGACTTCTGAGAATGATACAGGTGGTGAAGATCTTGATGGCGATAGTGAACATAATTTAACGTCTGAAGACGCAGAAGTCGCTCAAGAGAGAAGGATTAGGAGATGGAAGAGCATTATGGGGGAAGCTATAGATGACGATGAAGACGACAATAACCATGACGACGATGTAGATAATGAATTCGAAGACAATGGTCCCACAGATGAAGAGAAGAAATACTTTTTAAGATATGATAAACCACAAGaaagttttgaaaaatgggAAAGTAATAATCTAAAGAGGCAACGACATGTGAATAAGAATTTTATTACCTATTatagatttaaaaaaactagaaaacaaattgataaaaaatataaagtcAAAACTATGCATCTCAATAAGAACgtcaaaaataatttcgAATTGATGATAGATGGGTTTGAGCCCATCAATGATAACAATATCAGTAGGAATAGAAATCTGCAAAATTACAACAAGCATCATTTATCTCTTCTCACTGATCTGATGTACAGCAACATCTTCAAGCAAAAATGGGATATTGCATACAAGTGTTTTACTTTTTTGCTTCGGATACCTGACGTTGACATTAGAAGAGTCTGGAACCTGGGCtctattatattacaaAACATTGATACCACAAAGCTAATTGATTTTCTGCAATGGCTAAGCAATGTGTATTCTAACAAAAACAGATCTTTTGTACAGGGCATCAATTACAGAAATGATCAAACAAACTTCAATGGTGGTTCCAGAAGATTGACACCTCTATATACCAAAACTCTACTCTGGCATAAACTAACCCTAAGCAGCGACAGCGAAACCTGCGAAAGCGAGATAGATAGCTTGATAGAACAAATAGCTGAAATGGTTGTTATCCCACCGTATAGTGAGGATAATGAAATTTGGTATATATTTGCTCTGTGCCATCTAGTGAAAGCAGACAACCTTTCCGagaaattatatttcatGAGCAGAAGGAATCCAGAAGTAGACGAAATGGACACATACCCATACGACACAGAAATatacaataataaaatcacCATATGCATAAACAATTGTAAAAAATACTTAAGGAAAGCCACACAAGACAAGAATTTCGACTACCCAGCTAGAACAATTGAAACTAAACTAAAGACAATCGAAACCAGAACGTTTGACTTCGAGTCAATGCCAGAATAA